Proteins encoded by one window of Lasioglossum baleicum chromosome 4, iyLasBale1, whole genome shotgun sequence:
- the LOC143207938 gene encoding tubulin alpha-1 chain isoform X1 — MRECISIHVGQAGVQIGNACWELYCLEHGIQPDGQMPSDKTIGGGDDSFNTFFSETGAGKHVPRAVFIDLEPTVVDEVRTGTYRQLFHPEQLITGKEDAANNYARGHYTIGKEIVDLVLDRIRKLADQCTGLQGFLIFHSFGGGTGSGFTSLLMERLSVDYGKKSKLEFAIYPAPQVSTAVVEPYNSILTTHTTLEHSDCAFMVDNEAIYDICRRNLDIERPTYTNLNRLIGQIVSSITASLRFDGALNVDLTEFQTNLVPYPRIHFPLVTYAPVISAEKAYHEQLSVAEITNACFEPANQMVKCDPRHGKYMACCMLYRGDVVPKDVNAAIATIKTKRTIQFVDWCPTGFKVGINYQPPTVVPGGDLAKVQRAVCMLSNTTAIAEAWARLDHKFDLMYAKRAFVHWYVGEGMEEGEFSEAREDLAALEKDYEEVGMDSAEGEGEGAEEY, encoded by the exons ATG CGTGAATGTATCTCAATCCACGTTGGCCAGGCTGGTGTCCAAATTGGTAATGCTTGTTGGGAGTTGTATTGTCTGGAGCATGGAATTCAGCCTGATGGCCAAATGCCATCAGATAAAACTATTGGAGGAGGTGACGACAGTTTCAATACTTTCTTCAGTGAAACTGGTGCCGGAAAACATGTTCCCAGAGCTGTTTTCATCGACTTAGAGCCTACAGTAGTCG ACGAAGTTCGCACAGGCACATATCGTCAACTCTTCCATCCAGAACAATTAATCACAGGCAAAGAGGATGCTGCAAACAATTATGCTCGCGGCCATTACACAATTGGGAAGGAAATCGTTGATCTCGTCTTGGATCGTATTCGTAAACTTGCTGATCAATGTACTGGACTCCAAGGTTTCCTCATCTTCCACTCGTTTGGAGGTGGCACTGGCTCTGGCTTCACGTCGTTGTTGATGGAACGCTTATCTGTGGATTATGGAAAGAAGTCGAAGTTGGAGTTTGCAATTTATCCTGCACCACAAGTTTCCACTGCTGTGGTCGAACCTTACAACTCTATTCTGACTACCCATACCACTTTAGAACATTCCGATTGTGCATTTATGGTCGACAATGAGGCTATATATGATATTTGTCGTCGTAACTTGGATATTGAGAGACCAACGTACACGAACCTGAACAGACTGATTGGTCAAATCGTTTCTTCGATCACAGCCTCTCTTCGTTTCGACGGTGCTCTTAACGTTGACTTGACGGAATTCCAAACTAACTTAGTACCTTACCCAAGAATTCACTTCCCTCTGGTAACTTATGCCCCAGTCATTTCCGCGGAAAAGGCTTACCATGAACAGCTCTCTGTTGCGGAAATCACGAATGCTTGCTTCGAACCAGCCAATCAGATGGTCAAATGCGATCCCCGTCACGGAAAGTATATGGCCTGCTGTATGTTGTATAGAGGAGACGTTGTACCAAAGGATGTTAATGCAGCTATCGCAACTATCAAGACAAAACGCACCATCCAATTCGTCGATTGGTGTCCGACTGGTTTCAAAGTTGGCATTAACTATCAACCACCTACTGTTGTACCGGGTGGTGATCTTGCTAAAGTACAACGAGCTGTTTGCATGTTGTCGAATACTACTGCTATTGCAGAGGCTTGGGCTCGACTTGACCATAAATTCGATCTGATGTACGCAAAGAGAGCATTCGTACACTGGTATGTTGGTGAGGGTATGGAAGAGGGTGAGTTCTCCGAGGCACGTGAAGATCTCGCTGCCTTGGAGAAGGATTATGAAGAAGTTGGTATGGATTCTGCTGAAGGTGAGGGAGAAGGAGCTGAAGAATACTAA
- the LOC143207938 gene encoding tubulin alpha-1 chain isoform X2: MYFSTLKVCSKYSFNISRFYCKRECISIHVGQAGVQIGNACWELYCLEHGIQPDGQMPSDKTIGGGDDSFNTFFSETGAGKHVPRAVFIDLEPTVVDEVRTGTYRQLFHPEQLITGKEDAANNYARGHYTIGKEIVDLVLDRIRKLADQCTGLQGFLIFHSFGGGTGSGFTSLLMERLSVDYGKKSKLEFAIYPAPQVSTAVVEPYNSILTTHTTLEHSDCAFMVDNEAIYDICRRNLDIERPTYTNLNRLIGQIVSSITASLRFDGALNVDLTEFQTNLVPYPRIHFPLVTYAPVISAEKAYHEQLSVAEITNACFEPANQMVKCDPRHGKYMACCMLYRGDVVPKDVNAAIATIKTKRTIQFVDWCPTGFKVGINYQPPTVVPGGDLAKVQRAVCMLSNTTAIAEAWARLDHKFDLMYAKRAFVHWYVGEGMEEGEFSEAREDLAALEKDYEEVGMDSAEGEGEGAEEY; this comes from the exons ATGTACTTCTCGACTTTGAAAGTTTGTTCGAAATATTCTTTTAACATATCAcgcttttattgta AGCGTGAATGTATCTCAATCCACGTTGGCCAGGCTGGTGTCCAAATTGGTAATGCTTGTTGGGAGTTGTATTGTCTGGAGCATGGAATTCAGCCTGATGGCCAAATGCCATCAGATAAAACTATTGGAGGAGGTGACGACAGTTTCAATACTTTCTTCAGTGAAACTGGTGCCGGAAAACATGTTCCCAGAGCTGTTTTCATCGACTTAGAGCCTACAGTAGTCG ACGAAGTTCGCACAGGCACATATCGTCAACTCTTCCATCCAGAACAATTAATCACAGGCAAAGAGGATGCTGCAAACAATTATGCTCGCGGCCATTACACAATTGGGAAGGAAATCGTTGATCTCGTCTTGGATCGTATTCGTAAACTTGCTGATCAATGTACTGGACTCCAAGGTTTCCTCATCTTCCACTCGTTTGGAGGTGGCACTGGCTCTGGCTTCACGTCGTTGTTGATGGAACGCTTATCTGTGGATTATGGAAAGAAGTCGAAGTTGGAGTTTGCAATTTATCCTGCACCACAAGTTTCCACTGCTGTGGTCGAACCTTACAACTCTATTCTGACTACCCATACCACTTTAGAACATTCCGATTGTGCATTTATGGTCGACAATGAGGCTATATATGATATTTGTCGTCGTAACTTGGATATTGAGAGACCAACGTACACGAACCTGAACAGACTGATTGGTCAAATCGTTTCTTCGATCACAGCCTCTCTTCGTTTCGACGGTGCTCTTAACGTTGACTTGACGGAATTCCAAACTAACTTAGTACCTTACCCAAGAATTCACTTCCCTCTGGTAACTTATGCCCCAGTCATTTCCGCGGAAAAGGCTTACCATGAACAGCTCTCTGTTGCGGAAATCACGAATGCTTGCTTCGAACCAGCCAATCAGATGGTCAAATGCGATCCCCGTCACGGAAAGTATATGGCCTGCTGTATGTTGTATAGAGGAGACGTTGTACCAAAGGATGTTAATGCAGCTATCGCAACTATCAAGACAAAACGCACCATCCAATTCGTCGATTGGTGTCCGACTGGTTTCAAAGTTGGCATTAACTATCAACCACCTACTGTTGTACCGGGTGGTGATCTTGCTAAAGTACAACGAGCTGTTTGCATGTTGTCGAATACTACTGCTATTGCAGAGGCTTGGGCTCGACTTGACCATAAATTCGATCTGATGTACGCAAAGAGAGCATTCGTACACTGGTATGTTGGTGAGGGTATGGAAGAGGGTGAGTTCTCCGAGGCACGTGAAGATCTCGCTGCCTTGGAGAAGGATTATGAAGAAGTTGGTATGGATTCTGCTGAAGGTGAGGGAGAAGGAGCTGAAGAATACTAA